Within Vicia villosa cultivar HV-30 ecotype Madison, WI linkage group LG1, Vvil1.0, whole genome shotgun sequence, the genomic segment GTAATATAATGtggtttagtttggtttggtttgatttcaaaatacaaactgcaaaccgaaccgaaccacaCGGTTTTGTTAGAAAATGACTCAAACACattcgaaccaaatgcggtttttaaCGGTTTTGATTTTGTTCGATtcgattttgtaattttttattggGCCGGTTCGGTGTTGAATACCCCTTCTAAAAAGGGCAAGAAAACAGAACTTGGGCCGACTATTGAGGAAAAAACTTTGTAAAAATTGAATCTACAGAGATTGGAAATTTTCTCTTGAATAATATATGAGAAATGAGAAATAAGAAATGAGAAATGAGAAATGAGAAATGAATGATAGTTATGAATGAGTGTATATTATATAGAAAAAGTATTAATCATAAAGTCAAGTCTTTGATATGATACATGCTAATGATATAATGTGCTTGAGTGTATTTTTGCCATCTCTTTTTCTATGTGATTCGAATTGGATTTCTCACATGTGAAGCATCTACATGTAATATTGGTGGGTCATTTGTAAAGAGTGTGTACCTTCAGTGGAGTTTCAGTAGAAGGAATCACAAAATATACATGTATTCCCCAATAAATCTTCCACATGCACGCAGCGGATAATTAGAAATTGACATAGATGTGACGGAATTATTTCTCGCATCTACATATATATCTACCTGTATTCCTCAATAAATTagtaaaattgattaaaaaattccattacttaaatatttaatatatacttTTCCACATGGGAGTGGATTATGTGTATATGATAGAAAATATATTTGTAGCATTATTCATATAATAGGTAGTGGAATAATTGGATGGAGGCATTTTTTTGGTCAACATATATGACGCAAGTGCCCTCATGTTGGGGAAAGTGGGGTATGATTTTGTTATTTTCTCAAGCATTATGTACTGGTAGGAGAACGATGTATTTTTGTTTGGTTCTGATCATTGTAAGGATTTTGATGCGTGGTGTGGTGTATTTGCTCCTTGACTATGGGTGTTGTGTGATTaagcataaaaatattttaatttcttgaaaagcaaaattaaaattatattatctctactatatatatatatatatatatatatatatatatatatatatatatatatatatatatatatatatatatatatggcaaaaTATCTTTTTTGTCACTTAACTATATCCCAATGTCAATTCTGGTCTCTTATCTTTAAAAAATGTCAAATGGTTCTTTAATGGTTCAAAAAGGACCACGTTTGTCCTTTTTGTCATTCCCGTTAGTCAAAGTAAATGGAATGGAGTATGTGGCATACACGTGGCAAACACGTGTTTATTTAAATTGCCTTGTGGGTTATTTTAATTGCCATGTGGGTTATTTTGTgtgaagaataaaataaaaataaataataataatattaataataataatagtaataataataaataatattaataataaataataataataataaataataatagtaataataaaaaaacaattataataattataattataatattataataataaataataataataatataataacaataaataataataataataataataataataataataattattattattattattattattattattattattattaaattgattaattaaattaaaattaaactagatttgttaaattgattaaaacaatggatttattaattaaattagaagTAATTGACCaaatttattaaattgattaaaacaatggATTTAGATCCATAAGAACTCCAATTTCTTGATCTCAATCTCAGTCCCCAAAACTTTTCATAAAGCTTTCTACCTAATTACTTTTCCCTTTTTTATTTTGCAATTCTAACTCATTTTCCTTTTGCAGATCTGTTAGTTTATCAAATTCAATCTCTTTTCATTAATCCATCACAAATCTCTTATggcttttctttctctttccccTTCATCGCGGCCGTCGTTTTCACCTCCGTTTCATTATACTACATCTGCCGTCGTATTTGATCTGTACCGATTCTTCTTATTATAGCGGCTATGAAGAAAAGTTGTGATTTGTTGAAGGATAGATTAGGTATGCTGCTGGTTTTGGTTTGTGGATTCTTGGTTTTTTGGTTGATTTTGAATCTGAAGTTATAATTAGGATATTTTCTTAAAAATCTATTGTTCTCAATTTATGTATTTTATGTTTCCGGTTTACAATTGATGAAATTAACATGGTGGTTTTCTTTGAGGATTTCGAATTCAAATCTTGCTTGCGTTTTTGTTGAATCATAACTCGCGGGAATCTGAAAATTCCAGATTTTCGTTCTGGAAATTTTCTTCATGGAGGACTTCATGTTAGGTTCACAGTTTTTTTTCCAACTTAGTTTGAAGCTTATAACATTCAATATTTTCctattattaaaaatactaaTTGCTTATAATTCAGAAACAGAGAAATGTAAAattaagttttgttgttattCTTGAAGCTTCAAACTATTTTCCATTTTTCAAGGGAGTTAATTGAAAGCTAAAACAAAAgttgatttttaaatatatatatctgAATTGTAAAATATTTATACAAATACAACATGGCCTAGACAAAACACCTTATATATCTGGTTTGTCATTTACttacttatttattatatttactgATTTGAAAATTAGATAAAAAGGATGAAGTGGTCTAGTGTTTGTCATTTGTTCAACTACCAACATACTTTCTTGGAATTTTGATGACATTTATGAAATATATGCTAAGTCAGATGCCACGCATACAAAAAGATGCCATATCGGATGCCACTCATGCAAAAGTTAACGTTGTTTGTGAAAATTAGACGAAAAGGACTAATgtggacctttttgaacaattaaaggaccactttgacactttttaaagataagagaccagaatggaccttggggtatagttaagggaacaaaaatgatattttgccttatatatatatatatatatatatatatatatatatatatatatatatatatatatatatatatatatatatatatatatatatatataaggagagaTCAAATTATACTCGAAGAATGTTCAcatcgaataaatattttttaaaattaaccgttggattgaagtataatatcatatagatcatacctataaagtttgagattaatatatatgatagtatgtttcaatcaaactgttgattttaaaaaatatttattcgaaatgaaGTTATTTAGCGAATGTAACTCGTGATGTAACTTTTCGGGTGTAATTTGttacctcatatatatatatatatatatatatatatatatatatatatatatatatatatatatatatatatatatatatatatatatgatggagagagaaaaaagaataACACATAATATCCACCATTTATTATAAAATCTAATAATTCATATTCATTATCATATTCTCACGTAAAAATAACATTCTCAAAatatacattatatatatatatatatatatatatatatatatatatatatatatatatatatatatatatatatatatatatatatatatatatatatatatatatatatatatatatatatatatatatatatatattatagacttTTTTAATGACTGAATACAACTTTCTAAACCTCCTCAAAACAATATTCTCTCTTTCTAAAAGTATGTCTCTTTATAGTGTATTTGGGAGTTTGAAAGGAAAGGGAGAGGAGAATTTTGAAAAAATAGATAGATTAGGTAAAAAGAATTGACTGATTGGTTGGGAGAATTTTAGAGAGTTTGTTGttattcataacatcaaaaactcTTTAATATGAGGAATTCAAAATTTTTATAGAAGGAGTATTTTTGGAGGGTTTAcatgaaattttcaaaatatttttttttatagtattcgaaaaattaataatatagtaATTTTATACACTCTTTtatcattttatataaaattatttttaaaaaatattaaatattttcttatatttttttaaaaatttattttcgaAAGTTTTTCCGtcccctccaaactctcaaacataaCCTTAAACTCTACCATTGCTAATCACATTCACTTTATTTATTGAAACCTCTTCACAAATTATTATTGAAATTTCTGCATATCCTCTCTTTCCGGCCATTGTTGCCGCCATTGCTAATCACATTCACATTATTTATAGAAACCTCTACACAAATTCTTATTGAAATTTCTGCATCCTCTCTTCCCGCCCATTGTTGCCGCCAAttatacaacttcaagaggtacATTGATTCTTTTGCCTATGTTATTTGTGGCATTATTACTTTTTTCCCGTGATGGTTACAAGACAATAGACATAAGGATAGAAACTGATTAATCATTGTAGAAAAGTTTTTTTTACAGCTTGTAATGGACCAGGATCTCCATCATGTGACCCTCAAACGAACAACAGAAATGGTAGGTATAAGCCAACAACCCCTTTTTACATGCACGTGTTCAACtagaacagaaaaataaaacctcaAAAATAGCAAacaaccaaaacaaaaagaaaaaaaaggacacTCTCATCAAAGGAAAAGACAAAACCCAGAACCAGCGCACCACTTGTCCTTTAAAAttggcttaaatacacttttcatccctgtaagttagcgtgtttttgattttcatccctgtaagttatttttttaggttttagTCCTTATATTTCAATTTCgtgttcgttttagtccctaaaatcaaaattcgtAGGAAATTTCACAAGAAaggtaacctgcagattttcctgcggaatttggctttagggactaaacctcaagcaaaaagtaagatatagggactaaaacccaaaaaaataacttacagggacgaaaatcaaaaacacgttaacttacagggacgaaaaatGTATTTAAGCCTTAAAATTTTAAAGGACTAGAGTTCCTGTCAAATGTATCGTTTCCTCCATCTTATAAAGGTGTCATACTCATATTTAAACAATACgtaattcttaaaaaaatattaaatatcttgattttaataataaaattaatattatttattaaaatattcatattaattatagttaataaaataactgaataaaatgaaatttaataAATAGGAATATAATaacgaaaaataataataaatattatattaagatAGTAAAAGGACAAttatttagagagagagagagagagagagagagagagagagagagagagagagagagagagagagagaaaatacaaataagacaatttttatgAGATTGAGGAAATATTTTTTTGTTCGTTTACGCGTTTTTGTTGATTAATTTAGTccagaaatattttataatacaaTCAacctattaaattattaaaaaaaacatgtttattttatgtatatattATGCGTGCAATTGTGGAGACCAAATCTTCGAGTCAAAGAAGACAACAATAGACGATATAATGTTTTCTTAAGAGaatttaacattattattatgTGCTTAAGAATGAATTCGAATTTAGAAATTTTAGTTAAATTTAAAGAGATTTTTTATCATCTCATTCAAGTGTTCTTGAGTTAATAATATCTTATAATTgtcttaaattataaaatataaattagaaaaaactttttttaacatatataatatattcttatagttgaaaaaaaaaaacataattagtGACATGacatacattttattttaaatgacgGATAGATACCATTAACATATAAAGTGAGTACAACGAGCTTAAAAATCTTACTGAAATAATATACAAACTTAAAACATTTCCCTATTtaataagagaatttctttagccacctctctatgggggtcaccccagcgaaaatcccaaaatatccctgcttcggaaataaactttcgaagcgtttttttttttaaaaaaaatttccataattcggaagtgcatctccgaaaacacctcatggggggtgtctttgGAGATGAACtttcgaaaacacctcatggggggtgaattcggaagttcatttccgaattatgcagaaactgtgttttttttttatgttttatctaaaacagtctcgcattttaattaaacgtaaacgccaaataaaataagcaatagataaactgaaaatactaatatgataaataaacaaaaaaaatactaatccgatgaaaataatatatacaaaccgaaacaaataaaaatagtgtgctaaagatacaatccgaaaacaaaaaataaataaactcgaCCACTACtaggtgtgcctaaccctctcaccctgggccctcctctgccgcctgtaccccgccgcacggcccgcatcagtgacgatcatctccatcacggcgactgcatctggaccgccctgatgaacgacacctcgatccaacgcgtcccgcccaagcatctttaTCCGCTGgaagatcggcaggagatcaatggcgtggtcatcctcggcctgctggttctccaggatctcctcatgtgttGGCCTAGGAGCGctgggaacgtcgggtctcagcagaggatgggacacccggtagaaccatgtgacgtacccctcctcactgtgccagtcctgtgtgacccgagtgagacggtactcctgcggtaccacatgatgctgccagtcctcccatatggcagtgagctgcactcgggtcactgtgtcgggagctgcctcaaagggtgacctgggtatccgctgcacgaatccgaactgacgcatgcaccgctcagggagataccggaccatgatgccggtcccgcatgccaaccagcctgaatatagagcaatgccgtcaaaggggataatctgagcgtagtcgatgaacggcctccaggtgacgtcgtcgtgcatcgtgcggtccaggtacaaacggtatggtcccaccgcatcgttccccctctagagagcgtatctggcggccctgggcatggcgtccacgtatgcaggatcgatgtgaaagccgtggatgcgggagaagtaggagatgatccagctctgaaacagaaacacgataatgtattaaaaataaatacgaaacataaataaataaatatgataatgtgttaaaataaaacgtaccgtaagtagtgtgcaggatccgaccaactgcctcgtcctccagttggaggcctcattcagcttctggtagaggtatgccagagtagctgccccccagttccactggtgaacagTATCCAgatccatgaagtagcggaggtaggtcacgtcgacgtacctggcactcttatccacaaagcatgcagcgcctaccacatgcatgtaccagcaccggagagcgcagccgcggtgatactgtgtgaatagctcgtcaccctcaccctcagcctcggcagccgcgtccaggtggtgctcaaaataagtgctcagtgtggtgaaccggacatgaggcccagatgtcgtgacgcactcaaagtgagcaacctcgtgctccatgcccaaatagagcgtcatccactcaatggcctcgaccctctggattcgGGAGCGGTGCAACAGTGGCCCtctaataggcaggtggagaagacatgcacgtcgtgcaaggtgatcgtcatctccccaaccggcaggtggaaagaggacgtctccttgtgccagcgctccacaaatgcccctgcatgccggtgctgatggtggtgtaacccgtcatgcagagcccgcaaagccctgaacctcgcacatggtcgttaaaccactcagctgttggtttaaacagactaaaTATCTTCcgagcgtggttcaccattttcaacggctctcgctcctgttgaaaaaaaaaacaaataaacgacatatattaaataagcgacatatattaaataagcgacaaataaacggttaaactataaaaaatggtgacaattaaacggttaaattaaaaaaaatacctctccctcccagatccgccgagcgacgtgatcgtggtagtgaatcagcacagaGGTGTCAAAGGACCCTCCCGGATAGcggtcctcctgctcatcctcctccccggctggagggtcaacttccggtaccccctccggctcgtggtaagtcactgccgccacctcctcctcctcctcctctcgctggcgggaagaagatgcccgagccagccgactcctagatcctgaaccagatgtaccctctcccacgtccacgggaactcgcacacggcgtctccggccctgcccccgtccctgggtcgacgttagctgcgccgccgcccgctcgcgtctagccgatgcagtctgggactctctcccctgtctgatgcgtgctggttggttgcctgacatgttcctgtaaacaatcgaaatcgattaatatgcgagacaaatgaaaaaacaaaaaaaaaagaacttctggtacagttcggaagttcatttccgaaaactgagatggaggtgttttcggaaatgaacttccgaaacacctctGCGCAGACCTTCAATAcagcctccaatggcagacccaaataacctaaaccaaaactacttttatgcctactaaacatcctaatatcagtactaacctatcttaatgtgattttttcagtttctaaacaccctattagagtttattcaaatagatctaaaacttgaaaaaacaatgtagaacttaccaattagtgtttgatgatgagtttggaagaagacttgGGAATGCTCTTTGAGCTTACACTTGATTTTGGCAGAAAATTTGAAGAggggttgtgttttgatttgagttaggataaatgaatgggggagggggagtgttttgttaaatctgcagaacgcgcagtatttcggaagtgaacttccgaaatgctgttttcggaaatgaacttccgaaataagacaattttttcaaaaaaaaaagcgctttcggagatgcatctccgaaaacgcctttttcttgcatttcggaaatgaacttccgaagtcaggggtagtttggatttttcaccagaggtggactagaagacatgggggttgataaagaaattttcatttaATAATAACATAAACGTAAATCGTTGCGATGTTTTTCCTTTGCTAAGCATCATTTTAAGCATTCGTTCTGTTTGAAATATTGTTTTACATAGTAACAAAATATAGACTTTTAAGAGTTTTTACATATAACGAATATGTAGCAGATCAAAGATTAACggctttattttaaaaaaaaaattaagacaaaatataGTAATGGATAAATTTGGTTCATTTATGTGAGtatattgattttatttaaagTCAGAGTTTTAAAGCTCTGTATGATCAGATCTAACATATATTATTAATATCCaataaaatttaaactttaaaatttgACAGGAGCATATTCTCAAgactagggatggcaatgggcagcGAATGggtagggtactatagtacccatcCCCATACCCGCGGTTAGAAAAAATTCCCGTACTCGAGCTCATACCCGTTTGGGTAACAACTTTAGCACCTGTACCCGTGCTCTCTGGGTATATATGTAGCCATACCCGTACCCGTTACccgcatttctaataaaaataagtatatcaactataaaatatcatatcattttaagtttttagtatcatttaaatattttcaaaaaatttattgttaaattatgaaataaacaaACATTTATGTTACATATGTAATGGTTTAACATcaatgtatttttgaaaattgatagacatttatcttaatataataatataaatcaaaatatatatatataatgttgtgCGGGTATGGAGCGGGCTGAATACTAAGTTGACCATACCCGCTTATTTAAGTGGGTAATTACCCGAGCTCGTGCCCGTATCATTTATGCGGGTTTTTACCCTATCCATTATTGATATTTTTGTGGGTACCCACCGGGGATGGGGCAAATTGCCATCCCTACTCAAGACTCAAATCTTTATTATTAGACTAATTCTTAGGAGTTCTATTGATTCATTAGTAGAAGATTAATAGTATCAATTTTATTCTCTAAAGTGATTTAAGCATACCTTTTAATTAAGTGCACCACATTTAAATCATGTTTTGCATTAAATGCTATTTTGCATGCATTAAATTGAACCCTAAAATAAAAAGTCATTGTAAGTGGTTGAAgtcaaattaataattatttgaatcAAGAAATATACATGAATGAATGATTTCTATCATATCAACTTTAGgctatatttaaataatttaaaattaactgAGTAgaatggaatggagcggaatgCAGCATAACATAAACTTCACTATATTGTTCAGATATTTTAGTATGAAACGGAATTAATATTCTATTCTACTGTTTGAAAATTCAACCagtaatatttttctttttcaactttctaACTTAAAAAACTTTCATCTCTCATATTTatcatgatttttatttcttaGTATGGATCAAGAagaaaataacaatttttttaataaaaaaactacaAAGCTACTATCAACTCAAGTTCTACACTAGAGAACCATAAAACCATCTTAGCGCTTTTACAAATCTCATAATGATCTTCAACAAATCACAGTATAAATTCTTTAACTTCTATTCAAATATATTTCGTGCGATTTGTAAAATTCTCTATAATTCTAATAAGATTAtttttaactaataaaaaatagggaatatatatatatatatatatatatatatatatatatatatatatatatatatatatatatatatataattaagaaATTCAAAGTTTTGGATATTCAAACTACATAAACAAAACAACTGAATCAAGTACCGACTGTCTCACAAAAACTGTAAAGtaaagagtttttttttgtaagcaagaaaTATATTGATATGAGAACCCAAGTTCTCCAAACTTGTAACAAAAAGGATCGAAAAAGGATCTGAGATACAACTCAACACAAAAGGCTCAAAAAAATTACACACCAATTGATACTTATGCTAagtaaaacaaaggatttttgttGATCTCGCAGAAGTCGCAATTGGGATGGTTAATTTTTCCTATGTAACCTCATCTCCAAGCCAAATATTTAATCTCCCACAcaatatccgaaatattccacgTGTCTCCTCTAAAAACAATACCGTTTCTAACCGTCCAAATAGTCAACCATAGAGCCAACCAAATAACTCTCTCCTTGTCTTTCTTAACCTTTCTAGACATACAAAAAGTTGTCCATTGTAAAAAGCTTTCCTTAAAATCATTCAAACTGAATTCTTCTAACCCAATCCACATTGTCAATTCTTTCCAAATAAGAGAAGAGGAACCACATAGTAAGAAAGAATGAATAGAGGATTCTTCAACATTTTCACAAAAAACACAAACAGAGAAAGAAGAAGGGTGCATACCTCTAGAAGCTAGGCGATCGTAAGTAGGAAGAATATTTGAGAAAATCCGCCATCCGAAAACTTTAATTTTAATAGGAACACCCATCTTCCATACTTTCACTAGTGCAACATCAAATTGATTGATCGGCCATACGGACAGTTCTGGATGTTGATGCTATTAAAGAAATTGCCCACCGAGAATTCATTCGAATTTGCATTTTTCCACACTGCTACGTCAGAACGGGAGACGTCTAACGAGGCATGCTGAAGAAAAACGGACATTTGCAGCATCGCAGCCACAACACTATCTTCTGACTGCACAGCCGAGGCTGGAAGTTGCTGCCAGGCTGCTGCAGCACTGCCATTCAGCAGCAGGGCGGGACCGATAGCGAGGTCTCCCCACCTCCAAGTTCCGCCGGACCATCCTCCCGTTGCCGCAATTGAGACATCCTGTAATAATGAAACTGAAAACAAAGAAGGAAACATGTCTTTTATCTTTCCATGATTCAACCAAGAAGCTTGCCAAAACGGTATTGAGAAACCGTTTCCCACCTCAAAACAGCACCTATCATTAAAAACTTCCTCCTTGAGATCCTTCTCAATCGCTAATAAGTCATCCCACCTGAAGAGGATTGCTTCCAAATTGAACGACGACCACCTGCTGTAAAAATCCTAATTATTATGTCTTCGTATCTCGCCTTCAACACATTGTGCTACAAAGTACCGGACTCCTCTAATATTCTCCATTTCCACTTGCTAATAAGGGCCGCATTAAAGTCTTCAATCCTTATCAAACCCAAACCTCCGTTAGCTACCGGCAAACACACCGTTTTCCAATTTTCCCAATGAATACACCTTCTATCCATCTTCCCTCCCCATAGAAAATTGATTTGAATCTTGGTAATCTCCTTAATAATGAACTTCGGTGCTTTGAAAAAAGAGAGAGTAAAAATAGCTAAACTCCCTAAAACCGATTTAAGGAGCGTTAGCCTTCCTCCGAAGCTTATATTTCTTCCTTCCCAACAAGATAATCTCTTTCTAATTTTTTTCATGAGCGGGTTCCAAGTCCTAATCCTCCTTGGGTTACTTTCGATAGGGATTCCTTGAAAAATGAATTCGTTTTCTTCACGTCTACACCCTAGGAAAGTAGTAGCAATATCTAAAAAAAGACTTGTCTATGTTGATTCCTATTAGTTTTCTCTTGTGAAAATTGATGCCTAGCCCTGATATAAGCTCAAATCCTCTCAAGACCACCTTCATGGCCCAAAGGTGATTCCAACTACCATCTCCCACCAAAAGTGTATCATCGGCAAATTGAAGAACATCGATGAAACACTTTCCTTTAATAGAGAAACCCGCATACCCTCTATTTTCCACCGCCTTGTTTATCCTCCGTCTCCCTGGTAGAACTGATTGGGAAAAAGTTCATCCAGAGTTATTTACTTCTGGAATAGGCTCACTTCACTCTACAGATTTGAAGCCTTCGTACAGAGTTTGGgcaaagatcattctg encodes:
- the LOC131651082 gene encoding uncharacterized protein LOC131651082 — protein: MDRRCIHWENWKTVCLPVANGGLGLIRIEDFNAALISKWKWRILEESAIEKDLKEEVFNDRCCFEVGNGFSIPFWQASWLNHGKIKDMFPSLFSVSLLQDVSIAATGGWSGGTWRWGDLAIGPALLLNGSAAAAWQQLPASAVQSEDSVVAAMLQMSHQHPELSVWPINQFDVALVKVWKMGVPIKIKVFGWRIFSNILPTYDRLASRGMHPSSFSVCVFCENVEESSIHSFLLCGSSSLIWKELTMWIGLEEFSLNDFKESFLQWTTFCMSRKVKKDKERVIWLALWLTIWTVRNGIVFRGDTWNISDIVWEIKYLAWR